The Desulfuromonas acetoxidans DSM 684 region TGGGCAGCCACATCACCAATGATGATCTGGTCAAATCGAGTCAGGTGGACAAGGAGTACGAGTTCTCGCTGGTGCGGGCTGATGAGGTGGAGATCGTCATCGACTGTCTGCCCAAACCCGATACTGTCACGGTGTGGGGCAAGCTGGTCTACACCATTGACCGCCCGACCATGACCCCGGCGCAGATCGACTATTTTGATGAAGACCTGAAGCTGGTGCGCCATCTGTACTTTGACCGCATCGAGCAGATCGGTGATCGCACCATCCCCATGCGCATGCGCGTCGAGCCGGTGGACAAACCCGGCGAATCCACCGAATTGATCTATGAAGAGATCGCTTTCGACATCGGCCTGACGCCCGAGTACTTCTCTCTGCGCAACCTGAAAAAGCGCTAGCCATGCTGATCAAACTGGCGTTTCTCAACCTCGGCCGCAACCGGCGCCGCACCCTGCTTACCCTGAGTTCGCTGGTCATTTCGGCGGCCATGCTGATTTTGTCGCTGGGGATTTTCTCCGGCATGTTTGCCGATATGCTGTCGTCAGCCACCGATAACTACACCGGTCACATCACCATCAGCCGCCCCGACTACCAGCAAGAACACGATCTGTATCTCAATTTCAGTCCCGCGCCCGCCCTACTCGACAAACTGCAGCACACTCGCGGAATCACCGGGCTGTCTGAGCGACTGCGTGCTTTCGGCCTGCTCAGTGGCCGTGACCAGAGTCGGCCCGCCGAACTGCTCGGCGTCGATTTTGCTCAGGAACCGCAGGTCACCACCTTGAATCAAAAGCTCATCGCCGGGACATTCCCGACCAATAGCGCTGCCGGTCAAGGCGTAATCGGCAGCGCCCTGGCCCGCCGACTCGGCGTGACTGTCGGTGATGAACTGGTGCTGGTCTCCCAGGCTGCGGACGGCTCCATTGCCAATGCCCTGCTTACGGTCAGTGGCATTTTCGACAGCGGTGACCAGATGCTCAACACGCGGCTGGCCCTGGTGGATCTGCACTGGCTGCAGAACACCATGGCATTGCCGGGCAAAGTGCATGAGATTGTGTTGCGCTGCCAACAGCCGCTACGGGCGGCCACGCTGGCCGCCACCCTGCAACAACAATTGGGCGACACGGAGGAGGTGCTCGACTGGGGCAAGCGCTTACCACAAATGCAGGAGGTGATTGCCTCCTACGACATCAGCCGCCTGATCTTTGTCGCCATTCTCTACAGCGCCGCCGCCCTCGGCGTGCTCAACACCTTCTATATGGCGGTGCTGGAGCGTGCTACCGAGTTCGGCGTGTTGCTGGCGCTGGGGATGCCGCCGCGCCGTTTGCGCTGGCTGGTGGTATTGGAAAGCCTGCTGCTTGGGGCCTTGGCTCTGGTCGGTGCCTTGTTGCTCGGCGGCGTGTTGACCTGGTGGATGAGCCGTTACGGCATTGACCTCAGCAATCAGCTCAGTGCCGTCACCTATGCCGGTGGCACCATCCCGCCGCGTCTGCATGCGGTGCATGACTGGAACAATTATCTGATCCCGTCGTTGTGCCTGTTGTTGGTCAGCATTGCGGCCAGTTACCTTCCGGCGCGCCGTGCCTCGCGTCTGCAACCCGTTGATGTGTTAAGGAGGTTGTAGATGGACGCTCTGTTGTTCGCCTGGCGCAACCTGTGGCACAACCGCCGCCGCACCCTGATCACCCTGGCGGCGGTCAGCCTGACCCTGATGCTGACCCAGGCGATGCATAATCTGGCCATCGGCAGTTATCAGCAGATGATCTACAGCGGCGTGCGCTCCGGCTCTGGTCATTTGACCGTCTACCACACCCAATATCGTCAGGATCGCAGCGAATCACTCAGTTTTGCCCGCCAACCTGTGGAACAGATGGTCCATGACACCATCCCCGCATTGCAAAGTGCGCCGCGCATCTACCTGAGCGCCCTGGCCCAGTCGAGCTATGACAGCCGCGCCGTCGCCCTGACCGGCATCGATATGGCCACAGAGAGTACCTTCAACCCGTATCTCAAGAAATTACCTGCAGACGAATACCTGCGAACGGACGAACGGCGCGACGCTCTGGTCGGAGAAAAGCTGTGCCGCGAATTGAAGCTGCGGCCGGGACAAAAGCTGGTGGTGACCTTACAGAACGCCGAGGGCGAGATGGTCAGTGAACTGCTGCGCATTCGCGGCGTACTGCACACCGG contains the following coding sequences:
- a CDS encoding outer membrane lipoprotein-sorting protein — encoded protein: MRRVKNKTFYGLVLLWLLVPTIQAWSTNHTDTEFTTADLQALVRQVETQYNGNSAHGRMIMKIATEHWQRTLTMEMWSWQRERFLTRIEAPAKERGVATLKIDRDVWNYLPKVDRTIKIPSSMMGGSWMGSHITNDDLVKSSQVDKEYEFSLVRADEVEIVIDCLPKPDTVTVWGKLVYTIDRPTMTPAQIDYFDEDLKLVRHLYFDRIEQIGDRTIPMRMRVEPVDKPGESTELIYEEIAFDIGLTPEYFSLRNLKKR
- a CDS encoding ABC transporter permease, which gives rise to MLIKLAFLNLGRNRRRTLLTLSSLVISAAMLILSLGIFSGMFADMLSSATDNYTGHITISRPDYQQEHDLYLNFSPAPALLDKLQHTRGITGLSERLRAFGLLSGRDQSRPAELLGVDFAQEPQVTTLNQKLIAGTFPTNSAAGQGVIGSALARRLGVTVGDELVLVSQAADGSIANALLTVSGIFDSGDQMLNTRLALVDLHWLQNTMALPGKVHEIVLRCQQPLRAATLAATLQQQLGDTEEVLDWGKRLPQMQEVIASYDISRLIFVAILYSAAALGVLNTFYMAVLERATEFGVLLALGMPPRRLRWLVVLESLLLGALALVGALLLGGVLTWWMSRYGIDLSNQLSAVTYAGGTIPPRLHAVHDWNNYLIPSLCLLLVSIAASYLPARRASRLQPVDVLRRL